The following proteins are encoded in a genomic region of Gossypium hirsutum isolate 1008001.06 chromosome D05, Gossypium_hirsutum_v2.1, whole genome shotgun sequence:
- the LOC107904783 gene encoding WAT1-related protein At5g07050: protein MEKLRCCGNFLESSKPYFAMISLQFGYAGMNIITKVSLNRGMSHYVLVVYRHAFATAVIAPFALIFERRGQPKMTFPVFMQIFILALLGPVIDQNFYYAGLKYTSPTFSCAMSNMLPAMTFVMAVMCRMEKIDVKKVRCQAKIVGTIVTVAGAMLMTLYKGPIVELFWTKNIHPKQSYADTTGTTDKDWVKGSILLILATLAWASLFVLQAKALKTYKNHQLSLTSLVCFVGTLQAIVVTFVMEHKVSAWQIGWDMNLLAAAYAGIVTSSISYYVQGMVIKKRGPVFATAFSPLMMIIVAIMGSFILAEKIFLGGVIGSILIVVGLYSVLWGKHKENKEREGEMEIEDEPIKPIQPNMLLVGDIEANQVLELQKNEANDKLSTLVLTMPVPESPIKHNSDHK from the exons ATGGAGAAGTTGAGATGTTGTGGCAACTTCCTTGAGAGTTCCAAACCTTATTTTGCAATGATTTCATTGCAATTTGGGTATGCAGGCATGAATATCATCACCAAAGTTTCACTTAACAGAGGCATGAGTCACTATGTTCTTGTCGTCTACCGCCATGCTTTTGCCACTGCTGTCATTGCTCCCTTTGCCTTAATCTTCGAAAG GAGAGGGCAACCAAAGATGACATTCCCAGTTTTCATGCAAATTTTCATCTTGGCTCTCCTGGG GCCTGTGATTGATCAGAATTTCTACTATGCTGGGCTGAAATATACTTCCCCAACTTTTTCCTGTGCCATGAGCAATATGTTGCCTGCAATGACTTTTGTCATGGCTGTTATGTGCAG GATGGAGAAGATTGATGTAAAGAAAGTGAGATGTCAAGCAAAGATAGTGGGAACAATAGTGACAGTAGCAGGGGCAATGTTGATGACATTGTATAAAGGACCCATTGTTGAATTGTTTTGGACTAAGAATATTCATCCTAAACAATCTTATGCCGATACAACTGGAACAACTGACAAAGATTGGGTCAAAGGCTCCATTCTCCTAATATTGGCCACCCTTGCTTGGGCTTCCCTCTTCGTCTTACAG GCAAAAGCATTGAAGACATACAAGAATCATCAGCTTTCTCTAACATCATTAGTGTGTTTTGTGGGGACATTGCAAGCTATTGTTGTTACATTTGTAATGGAGCATAAGGTTTCAGCTTGGCAAATTGGCTGGGACATGAACCTTCTAGCTGCCGCCTATGCT GGAATTGTGACATCAAGCATATCATATTATGTTCAAGGAATGGTGATAAAGAAAAGGGGTCCAGTTTTTGCTACTGCTTTCAGCCCTCTGATGATGATCATAGTTGCAATCATGGGCTCTTTCATCTTGGCTGAGAAAATCTTTCTTGGAGG GGTGATAGGTTCGATTTTGATAGTGGTGGGGCTTTATTCTGTCCTATGGGgaaaacacaaagaaaacaaGGAGAGAGAGGGTGAAATGGAGATTGAAGATGAGCCAATTAAACCTATTCAACCAAATATGTTGCTAGTTGGAGATATTGAAGCCAATCAAGTGCTTGAATTGCAAAAGAATGAAGCTAATGATAAGCTCTCAACTCTTGTCTTAACCATGCCAGTGCCTGAATCCCCCATTAAACACAACAGTGACCATAAATAA